One Streptomyces sp. NBC_00440 DNA window includes the following coding sequences:
- a CDS encoding non-ribosomal peptide synthetase, which produces MSIDLTGTSAEPPPPPDRFAHLAPVDRHGIPDGVVDAGPLTEAQSAALARMLAAPAPATGHRVAVLRRPFDLPFDPGGLRRALDALSAAHDTLRTSFAVEGGREPLRLVHAEARISLSVHDLRGLDAPRLAAARTAHENVEREVPLPSSAPALRLTAQLEGDTALRLVLTYSPALLDAPGAADLLAELFRIYDGASASPGEPYGKHAAAERGRMADPRQRDHWSRVVDAHAPLLLPDGWGTPNHTGHRHRVHVPFGDLADGLGALADRAGTSAGTVLLAAHLSVLAALTPDAAFHTGVLYDGRPEAPLALGVYRDTVPFPHARTAGTWRQLVAAVHRRCLETEPYARHPWAAVRRAARIPGRFADVVFDPAPAAGPDQDGAHFPLAVRVLGDSLLLDAAHEALDEEHAGLLARIYREVLTAMAADPEGDAAANRLPASLARDVLDAGSSSGPGRTAQPLLPELVAARAAETPDATAVVAGETALDFRTLDGRANRIAHRIRELGVGQGDLVAVLLRRSPDLLPALLGVLRSGAAYVPLDPGGPAERLAHILTVTDAPLILIEEALAPKVPGPFTARAVALDAPGEAAALARQGTEPPISRHGPDDLAYVIFTSGSTGTPKGVMVGHGALAGLLHSFAGLTGDWLAATSVSFDISGLELYLPLITGGTVVLADDAQAKDPVALLRLIDTGRVTHVQATPSGWRLLVAAGLDAPGVAALVGGEELPARLADELRPRVGTLTNVYGPTETTIWSASWPVPHGAARVALGDPLVGETLHVLDQALEPVPPGVAGELCIGGSGVVRGYHRRPALTADRFVPDPHGQPGARLYRTGDLARRNADGSVEFLGRIDTQVKVSGHRIELGEIRAALTSHPAVRDAVVVVREPSPGIKRLLAYIVTAGRTDAGALRRHLMAKLPDYMIPAAFVAIPRIPLSISGKVDLGALPAPRAETDAARHPVSATEARVAALCAEFLGLRGLGPDDNLLQRGAQSLSLVQLLVHLRREYAIDSPLSVLLERLTISGLSDAVLAADRAPTTGTAKPHRPRAVRQ; this is translated from the coding sequence ATGAGCATCGACCTCACCGGCACGTCTGCCGAACCGCCCCCGCCCCCAGACCGGTTCGCCCACCTCGCCCCCGTGGACCGCCACGGCATCCCGGACGGTGTCGTGGACGCCGGACCGCTCACCGAGGCGCAGTCCGCCGCGCTTGCCCGGATGCTGGCCGCCCCGGCGCCCGCGACCGGCCACCGCGTCGCGGTGCTCCGCCGCCCGTTCGACCTGCCCTTCGATCCGGGCGGACTGCGGCGCGCCCTGGACGCCCTGAGCGCCGCGCACGACACGCTGCGCACCTCTTTCGCCGTCGAGGGCGGTCGCGAACCCCTTCGGCTCGTCCACGCCGAGGCGCGGATCTCGCTGTCCGTGCACGACCTGCGCGGCCTCGACGCGCCGCGCCTGGCGGCGGCCCGGACCGCCCACGAGAACGTGGAGCGCGAGGTACCCCTGCCATCCTCGGCACCGGCCCTGCGACTCACCGCCCAACTGGAGGGCGACACCGCGCTGCGGCTCGTCCTCACCTACAGCCCGGCCCTGCTCGACGCGCCGGGCGCGGCGGACCTTCTGGCGGAGTTGTTCCGCATCTACGACGGCGCCTCCGCCTCCCCGGGTGAGCCGTACGGGAAGCACGCGGCCGCCGAGCGCGGCCGGATGGCCGACCCTCGGCAGCGAGACCACTGGAGCCGGGTCGTGGACGCCCACGCGCCCCTGCTCCTGCCGGATGGCTGGGGCACCCCGAACCACACCGGCCATCGCCACCGCGTCCACGTTCCGTTCGGAGACCTGGCCGACGGCCTTGGCGCTCTCGCGGACCGGGCCGGGACATCGGCCGGTACGGTCCTGCTTGCAGCCCACCTGAGCGTACTGGCGGCGCTGACGCCGGATGCCGCTTTTCACACGGGGGTCCTGTACGACGGCCGTCCCGAGGCGCCGCTCGCGCTCGGCGTGTACCGCGACACCGTCCCCTTCCCGCACGCAAGGACCGCCGGCACCTGGCGTCAGCTTGTCGCCGCCGTGCACCGCCGCTGCCTGGAGACCGAGCCGTACGCCCGCCACCCGTGGGCCGCCGTGCGCCGCGCCGCGCGTATTCCCGGACGCTTCGCCGACGTGGTCTTCGACCCGGCCCCGGCTGCCGGGCCGGACCAGGACGGCGCGCACTTCCCGCTCGCCGTCCGGGTCCTCGGCGACTCACTACTCCTGGACGCCGCGCACGAGGCGCTGGACGAGGAGCACGCCGGCCTCCTCGCCCGGATCTACCGCGAGGTGCTGACCGCCATGGCCGCGGACCCCGAGGGGGACGCGGCCGCGAACCGGCTGCCCGCGAGCCTGGCGCGGGACGTGCTGGACGCAGGCTCGTCGAGTGGCCCCGGCCGCACCGCGCAGCCCCTGCTGCCCGAGCTGGTGGCCGCCCGCGCCGCCGAAACGCCGGACGCGACGGCGGTGGTGGCGGGGGAGACTGCCTTGGACTTCCGCACCCTCGACGGCCGGGCCAACCGGATAGCCCACCGGATTCGTGAACTCGGCGTGGGGCAGGGAGACTTGGTCGCAGTTCTGTTGCGTCGCAGCCCCGACCTCCTCCCCGCGCTGCTCGGCGTCCTGCGCTCCGGCGCCGCCTACGTTCCGCTCGACCCGGGCGGGCCTGCCGAGCGCCTCGCCCATATCCTCACGGTCACCGACGCCCCCCTGATTCTTATCGAGGAGGCTCTCGCGCCGAAGGTCCCCGGCCCGTTTACGGCGCGGGCCGTCGCCCTCGACGCCCCCGGCGAGGCCGCGGCCCTCGCACGGCAGGGGACCGAACCGCCCATATCCCGGCACGGACCCGACGACCTGGCCTACGTCATCTTCACCTCCGGCTCCACCGGCACGCCCAAGGGCGTCATGGTGGGGCACGGGGCGCTCGCTGGCCTCCTGCACTCGTTCGCCGGACTGACGGGGGACTGGCTGGCCGCCACCTCCGTCTCCTTCGACATCTCCGGCCTTGAGCTGTACCTGCCGCTGATAACCGGCGGCACCGTGGTTCTCGCCGACGACGCGCAGGCCAAGGATCCGGTGGCCCTGCTGCGCCTGATCGACACGGGCAGGGTTACGCACGTCCAGGCCACGCCTTCTGGATGGAGGCTGCTTGTGGCAGCCGGCCTCGACGCCCCGGGCGTGGCCGCGCTAGTCGGCGGCGAGGAGCTGCCGGCTCGGCTGGCCGACGAGCTGAGACCCCGGGTCGGGACGCTCACCAACGTGTACGGCCCCACGGAGACCACCATCTGGTCCGCGTCCTGGCCTGTACCGCACGGGGCCGCGAGGGTGGCGCTCGGCGACCCGTTGGTGGGCGAGACCCTCCACGTCCTGGACCAGGCGCTGGAGCCGGTGCCGCCGGGCGTCGCGGGGGAGTTGTGTATCGGCGGGAGCGGTGTCGTCCGCGGCTACCACCGCCGGCCCGCGCTCACCGCCGACCGGTTCGTTCCCGATCCGCACGGCCAGCCCGGCGCCCGGCTGTACCGCACCGGCGATCTCGCCCGCCGCAATGCCGACGGCAGCGTCGAGTTCCTGGGACGCATCGACACACAAGTGAAGGTCAGCGGCCACCGTATTGAACTCGGTGAGATCCGCGCCGCCCTCACCTCGCACCCGGCGGTCCGGGACGCGGTGGTCGTGGTCCGGGAACCGAGCCCCGGCATCAAACGGCTCCTCGCGTACATAGTGACGGCCGGCCGGACCGACGCGGGCGCGCTCCGCCGTCACCTCATGGCAAAACTGCCCGACTACATGATCCCGGCGGCGTTCGTGGCCATCCCCCGGATCCCGTTGAGCATCAGCGGCAAGGTCGACCTCGGCGCACTTCCAGCGCCCCGGGCGGAAACGGATGCGGCGCGCCACCCGGTCAGCGCCACGGAGGCCCGGGTGGCCGCACTCTGTGCCGAGTTCCTCGGCCTGCGCGGGCTCGGCCCCGACGACAACCTTCTTCAGCGCGGTGCCCAGTCCCTGTCGCTCGTACAGCTCCTGGTGCACCTGCGCCGCGAGTACGCGATCGACTCGCCGCTCTCCGTGCTCCTGGAACGACTGACGATCAGCGGCCTGTCCGACGCGGTCCTCGCGGCGGACCGGGCCCCAACCACCGGCACAGCGAAGCCGCACCGGCCGAGGGCCGTACGGCAGTGA